The DNA region AAATTTCATGGGTAAATTGACACCTTGGAATATTTGATTTCATTTGGGGAGGCTAAATTGATACCTTGAGTTAGGTATTATTTGATTTGGCCTACATTAAGCTATATTTGAGGTGGGTAGGAAGTAGTAGGATGATACTACATCATTAAGCTGTATTTCACTTTGAGATGtttgttcatgagtgtgatGAGGGAGTTATTGAGAAGATCATAACTCCATGAGGGTGTGCGGTGGTTTCTTGGAGAGGATTGGTTTAATGATCTTCATGTTCTGCAGTACAATATCTGCTTCTGAGGATGAGAGTGGGGAGCCAGTGAGATCATAAGTTAAAAAACATTGGATCTGGCCatgattaacaaaataaataaaaataaaaaaacaagaaatcacATGATTAGAATGGAAAGCTTTGACTTTATGTCTGAGGATGGTTCTTTTATGAAAGGCCAAAGAAAAGACTATCTTGTGCCTTTATTGCTACGATGCATGCTTGGttgttattttcttaatatatgaTAGTTGAGGTTGTTAGAAGCATCATTTCTAAGACCAGTGTGCTAGTTTCCTATCATTTTAACTTTTAGGTGGCATTTAGAACTCAAGGTTTGTGGCTTtgacaattattatattttctttacattGATGCATTGAATCAAGGtttgacaaacacaaataaTCAAGGTGATGCCTTAATCATTTTTGGGACTGTATATTGGACTGCAGCATGctataatcattttaatttcataatttatagATTAATCATCCTATATACAgctttatactttttaaatttcactaaaataatgtgttcaaacttcaaacaaGCCTACAATATTTGCCACTGATTTTATGGAAGATGATTGATTGAATTGTGCTGTTTCTAATATAAGCTCAGTGAGAAACATGATGTGCAAGCACTTTATCCTATACATGATTTAGTTAATAAGATAGATTGGAAAAGGTCTAAAAATCAAAGGTGTGCAAAATACTCATTTctgctatttatttttaatctatataCTAGCTGCAGTACTGTTGTGGTAATATGGAATTGgaatttagttttataaatgtAGTTATCACTTTTACTGGTATCCTTTTACACTTCATATTCTGACAGCTTATAGAATTAAGGTGTTTAAACTATACCTTGCATTTCCCTCGCCAACTTGAGTGGAAAAAGGTGTTGATGAATCTTGTAACTAGTTTAATGATAATTTAGCCAATTAAGGATTTACATAACTGTACAATACACTGTAAATTTATTGTCACACTTGTTGAATACATTTAACATGtgtcatttaatatattttgtacaaGCAACTACTCTGCTCTGCTACCATGTCATTTTTCAGTGTTAGATCTTGCTTGTGTTGTTTTTTTGATCCCAACTCTAGTATGCCTGAAggaatttctatttttaaaacatatgttGTTCTTGTTGCTAGATATTGGACTGATGATTGTCTGAACTCTGTAGCTTATTTGTTTATGGGGACAAAGAAGAAAGATACTGGTGAGGAGGAACAAGATGCTACTCCTGTCTCAACTAAGGATGCTACCCCTCATGTTGTTGAGACTCCTGTGTCATCACCATCTATTACAAATCCCGTGATCAATCGAGAGCCAATTCCAGAAAACCAACAACGTGAACTCTTGAAGTGGATATTGGAAGAGAAGAGGAAGGTCAAAGCAAAAGACGCAGAGGAGAAGCGAAAAATTGATGAAGAGAAAGCTCTGCTTAAAAAGCTTATTCGGTCAAAATCCATCCCAAGTGTCTAATGATGTTATCTTTATCTGCAGGGGAAAAAGAAGTTCTTGAATTCAAATGTACATGAATTGATTCATCCAatgcttttgttttctgtttacTTGGTTTGCTGATGGATTTTAGATTGTTGATGGCACTTGATGTACAATGCCCATGTTCTTTTTTACCTATAGATGTCATTtggattttcaatatatttaatgGTTTTGTGAATAAAGCCAGATTTGAGTTAGAGCCTCAGCACATGGCTAGTGCAGAGGCTGGTGAGCAGTGTTTCTTAGGTAATTTAAAGCACTAAGGTGAGTGAGGGTACTATTTAAATTGTGCAAatgcaataaaattttattgaatttaagTATTTACTCTTTAGttcctttcataaaaaaaggTTCTGCATGGTTCTAGGCATATAAGAAAGCCATTGATCAGATTATTTCAAAATAGTTGTTGGAAGACACCATTTTTATTAGAATCTCAAATCTATactatataaatagaaaaaggtGTCAAGTTTTCTGAATAATAATTTCTTGAGTAAAGCATTGAACTGTTTGACCTTTCTCTATCATCAACTCATCCATCTTCCTTTAATCTCattggttattttttaatttccatgTCAAGCATGCATATTTTCCATGTTTTTTTGGGGTGCTGGAATTGCATATTCACCATGTTGAGGTTTGAGAATAGTGACTAGAGATTCACATGGGCCTAATGTAGGCATGCACAATTCCCCAAAAGGATGTGGACACGGATGGCACTGTTCAGACTGGCAGGGTTCCCACAACATGCATGCAAGCAAACCTCCATGGCGAAGCCAACTactaaataattgttattttagcttttgtaatactaattattttttttacttatattctttataatGCGCAACAAAGTTTATAAAATGAGTTAATGATgctataagattaattttataaaattattatctttcatatatttattgttttttttgtcaatataaAATAACCCAGGACAACTATTATTTTAGGACGGAGGAAGTAGTAATAATCTGTTTTCATAACTActaattttccttttcctttcatttatctttttgagaaaaaaaaaatgctttttctTGTAGTTGATGGTCCATGCTTCTCAAACTCCAAGAGAATATACAATATACTATATGAATTTCTTTCTGGGGTTCTCACTGATTTTgcttaatagttaaataaaattcagaacAGCGCCGAATAATCTATGTTGCCAAAATGATATTGAAGTATGAACGGTGAATTGTTTGCCTGAAGCTGATAGGTTGCTTCCCTTTAAACTAAGACATGATAAAAGCTAACTCATGAATTGAGTTTAGAACTAGGCCATCGTGAtagtaatataaaaacaaaaaacagaatTGTTGACTACAGTCAAAGTCAGATTTTTAAAAGCTTAATCAAAGTTGGGTAAGCATGCATAACAAGTAATCAACTTGGAGAGGAAGTTATTTATCTTTAAACACCATCTTTCGTGCAATTTTGGCACTCTTACTCTTGCTTGGTCCATTAAAGGAATGTGCCATCACTGCCCAATATACATTTTAAAGTCATACAAATGCGGGGATAagataagtatttttatttagtaaagagaaattaaagaaaagggTATCTGGCCTCTAGCATATAATATGAGAAAGGATGGAAATGATGATAACGTGAGAGGTTGGAGAAGACCACGGATTAAACAAAATGTTGAAGAGAGAGAGTAGTTTTGAGGAGGGGttatgatgatggatgaatGTGGTTGGACTTATTGAGTTTCACATGAAGGCACGAGGTCATCCAACTGCTACTGccaaaggaaaaaggaaggggGGGAACGCCATAATCCAATGTGCTACAGACGCATTAATCATGCCCTTTTGTGGGGACTTCTTTTATTGTATAATGTGAAACAAAATCATAAACTAAGCAAAACCATAAACAAGTTGTTGAGTGGTACTCAATTTAATCCCCATAAATAAAGTCTCAGGTCAAGTCttgtggatgaaaaaaaatgtggttGAGAAAAGAGACACCATTAAAGGTGGCTAACTAGTCAAATTTTTCGATGAAGAATATTCATCAATAAAACTAGTGAATACTTCataccaatatttttttttcttcgtaccccattgctcagaggctcttcgctatgtgaaggtatgggggagggatgttgtacgcagccttacccttgcatatgcaaagaggctgtttccggattcgaacccatgaccaacaagtcactaaggcacaactttaccgatATATGATGACAAAATTAGATATCAGTTAATATTTCACCATCTCAACATATAATAAAAGGCTTATATTCTCTTTCTATATTTggcaattcttttttttagattaaaattgatatatatgtTATCTTACATAGTGTGTATATCTTGGAATTTGGGATATAGATAATAAGCTATATATGATCTGAGACCGACATTCCCAACCCGATATTAGAGCCCCATAGCAAAACTGTTGACCCAGGTAAGTCTAAAGGACAAAGGTAGCACTATAATTCTTTATGCCttgagaataaaataattcaatactATGCTTTTGTTAATGTATACATGAATATTTATATTCTTCCTAAGGCAAAAAAGTTGGCTAAgacttcacaaaacctctctccttcttcctcttcttgcaCGCGTATACACATACATGCACACTGAAA from Glycine soja cultivar W05 chromosome 8, ASM419377v2, whole genome shotgun sequence includes:
- the LOC114422308 gene encoding uncharacterized protein LOC114422308, yielding MSEEGPPKLYTNKPGKAQLKQFRGQQKSNGFSSPAAMDTHAAAPPPPPKEPFIRRYKFVWPVLLAVNLGVGAYLFMGTKKKDTGEEEQDATPVSTKDATPHVVETPVSSPSITNPVINREPIPENQQRELLKWILEEKRKVKAKDAEEKRKIDEEKALLKKLIRSKSIPSV